In Topomyia yanbarensis strain Yona2022 chromosome 2, ASM3024719v1, whole genome shotgun sequence, one DNA window encodes the following:
- the LOC131685374 gene encoding uncharacterized protein LOC131685374, which yields MYQLRKCSRRNLLLMLALVVGYALVAYVISSRDYVDNREKISLIEESIQSLANQGACKMPSLPVDSPEILSFLKDEPPVECGNENDDWVSCHKSICTIKPEVVKARGKITCNFADIIRTDDYKFQYAPAVRSTQHYVLRKSDFARAQCWTESHVRWTGIVIGVREEPALRSRQSWSKQGAINVLMMGFDSLSRNAFIRKLPKTYKYLTKYLKADVLQGYNIIGDGTPQALIPLLTGFTELELPETRRRMANSEFVNVYPFVWNEYEKYGYVTAFNEDVPHIGTFSYRLNGFESQPTDHYMRTYYLSIENQLSYYKRLCVGAQPRHKVMLDYTKEFMLSYPTNPRFVFSFHGELSHDSINLIGVADTDITNWLVELKQSGVLNNTVMIMMSDHGNRFAGVRNTLQGKQEERLPFFSFSFPEWFKRQYREQYKNFQSNLDKLVTPFDVHETLQDILTLQTLKTKQRPPHTRAISLFDEIPQNRSCADAYIEPHWCACMNWEPIDDTASEPVFRSAMAIVDFINKYTEQHRSICVTLSLDEIKWAAKLSPHKDLVNFRKNKDTDGYIGDFSGSATKIVHDMYQVKLVTRPGKAIYEGSVLHDIAKNQYRVKLSDISRINKYGSQANCIYDKDPEMRKYCYCKG from the exons ATGTACCAGCTTAGAAAATGCTCTCGAAGGAATCTCCTGCTCATGCTGGCGCTGGTCGTCGGTTACGCTCTGGTAGCTTACGTGATCAGCAGCCGGGACTACGTGGACAATCGAGAGAAAAT AAGTCTGATCGAAGAATCGATTCAATCACTCGCCAATCAAGGCGCTTGCAAAATGCCATCGCTCCCTGTCGATTCACCGGAAATACTCAGTTTCCTAAAGGATGAACCACCGGTTGAATGTGGCAATGAAAATGACGACTGGGTTTCTTGTCAC AAATCCATTTGCACAATCAAACCGGAAGTGGTGAAAGCGAGAGGCAAAATCACTTGCAATTTTGCCGACATTATTCGAACCGATGACTACAAGTTCCAGTACGCGCCAGCAGTGCGATCGACCCAGCATTACGTACTGCGGAAGAGTGACTTTGCTCGTGCTCAATGTTGGACCGAAAGCCACGTCCGCTGGACTGGGATAGTGATAGGCGTTCGAGAGGAGCCAGCACTACGCAGTCGGCAGAGCTGGAGCAAGCAGGGTGCGATCAACGTTCTTATGATGGGCTTCGATTCACTGAGTAGAAATGCTTTCATAAGAAAACTACCAAAAACCTACAAGTATCTGACGAAATACCTGAAGGCTGATGTTCTGCAAGGATACAATATTATAGGTGATGGAACACCACAGGCTCTTATTCCGTTATTGACGGGATTTACCGAGCTTGAGCTACCAGAAACTCGCAGACGTATGGCTAACTCGGAATTTGTTAACGTGTACCCATTCGTGTGGAATGAGTACGAAAAGTACGGTTACGTCACAGCATTCAACGAGGATGTACCACACATAGGTACGTTCTCGTACCGTCTAAATGGTTTCGAATCTCAACCAACGGATCATTACATGCGCACCTACTACCTGTCAATCGAAAATCAGCTGTCATATTACAAGAGATTATGCGTCGGAGCACAACCTCGCCATAAGGTGATGCTAGACTATACCAAAGAATTTATGCTAAGCTACCCCACGAATCCACGGTTCGTATTTAGTTTCCACGGAGAACTTTCACACGATTCGATCAACCTGATCGGTGTGGCGGACACCGACATCACCAACTGGTTGGTAGAACTGAAACAGTCGGGGGTGCTGAACAACACGGTTATGATCATGATGTCGGATCATGGAAATCGATTTGCCGGGGTTCGAAATACACTGCAGGGCAAGCAGGAGGAGCGATTACCGTTCTTCAGTTTCAGTTTTCCGGAGTGGTTCAAACGTCAGTATCGGGAGCAGTATAAGAATTTTCAGAGTAATCTCGACAAACTGGTGACACCGTTCGACGTGCACGAGACGTTGCAGGATATTTTGA CTCTTCAAACGCTGAAAACAAAACAGCGACCGCCCCACACCCGTGCCATCTCGCTATTCGACGAAATACCCCAGAACCGGTCCTGTGCCGATGCGTACATAGAACCACACTGGTGTGCCTGTATGAACTGGGAACCGATCGATGATACCGCATCGGAACCCGTGTTCCGTTCGGCCATGGCCATTGTAGATTTCATCAACAAGTACACGGAACAGCATCGCAGTATCTGCGTCACACTCAGTTTGGACGAGATAAAATGGGCGGCTAAACTGTCCCCTCATAAGGATCTGGTCAACTTCAGGAAGAACAAGGATACCGACGGGTATATTGGAGATTTTAGTGGCTCCGCGACGAAGATTGTACACGATATGTACCAGGTGAAGTTGGTGACTAGGCCGGGCAAGGCGATCTACGAAGGTAGTGTGTTGCATGATATTGCAAAAAATCAGTACCGAGTAAAGCTAAGCGACATTTCGCGGATCAATAAGTACGGATCGCAGGCCAACTGTATATACGATAAGGATCCGGAGATGAGGAAGTATTGCTACTGTAAAGGTTAG